One stretch of Streptomyces sp. NBC_01363 DNA includes these proteins:
- a CDS encoding IS630 family transposase has protein sequence MSHRGPRAVEVVLSGEERAELSRWAGGGAGSRPAERARIVLSCADGASSAQVAADLGVNVATVRKWRSRFAAHRLAGLADEPRPGRRKPDLVLTEAEHAQLTRWARRAKTAQFLALRAKIVLRCAEGGTNKQVATELGIAQATVNRWRSRFIAGRLDGLADEPRPGRPPSILLDRVEDVVVATLESTPGEDTHWSRASMAKRTGLSKSTIGRIWKKFDLKPHLQDAFKLSTDPQFVDKVVDVVGLYHNPPEKAVVLCVDEKSQIQALDRSQPVLPMMPGMPERRTHDYLRHGITSLFAAFNIADGTVIGELHRRHRAIEFKKFLVTIDKAVPRELDVHLVCDNYATHNTPEIKAWLGRHPRFHVHFTPTGSSWINQVERWFGLLTDKLIRRGVHTSVKALESDIKAWIATWNENPRPFTWTKTADEILNSLADYLTRITPPDTENHQ, from the coding sequence ATGTCGCATCGGGGTCCGCGTGCTGTCGAGGTCGTGCTGTCTGGGGAGGAGCGCGCCGAGTTGTCGCGTTGGGCGGGTGGTGGGGCGGGATCTCGTCCGGCCGAGCGCGCGCGGATCGTCCTGTCGTGTGCGGATGGTGCGTCAAGTGCCCAGGTGGCGGCCGACTTGGGCGTGAACGTCGCGACGGTGCGCAAGTGGCGCTCCCGGTTCGCGGCTCACCGGCTGGCGGGCCTGGCCGACGAGCCACGGCCGGGCCGGCGCAAGCCGGACCTGGTCCTCACCGAGGCCGAGCATGCACAGTTGACGCGCTGGGCGCGGCGGGCGAAGACCGCGCAGTTCCTGGCGCTGCGCGCGAAGATCGTGCTGCGCTGCGCGGAGGGCGGGACGAACAAGCAGGTCGCCACCGAACTCGGCATCGCGCAGGCGACGGTCAACCGCTGGCGGTCGCGGTTCATCGCGGGTCGTCTGGACGGGCTCGCGGACGAGCCGCGCCCGGGCCGGCCGCCCTCGATCCTGCTTGACCGGGTCGAGGACGTGGTCGTCGCGACGCTGGAGTCCACTCCGGGGGAGGACACCCACTGGTCGCGCGCCTCGATGGCGAAGCGCACCGGATTGTCGAAGTCCACCATCGGGCGGATCTGGAAGAAGTTCGACCTCAAGCCGCACCTGCAGGATGCGTTCAAGCTGTCCACCGACCCGCAGTTCGTCGATAAGGTCGTCGACGTCGTCGGCCTCTACCACAACCCGCCCGAGAAGGCGGTGGTGTTGTGTGTCGATGAGAAGAGCCAAATCCAGGCGCTGGACCGGTCCCAGCCAGTGCTGCCGATGATGCCGGGCATGCCCGAGCGCCGCACCCACGACTACCTGCGCCACGGCATCACCAGCCTGTTCGCCGCGTTCAACATCGCCGACGGCACCGTCATCGGCGAACTCCACCGCCGCCACCGGGCAATCGAGTTCAAGAAGTTCCTGGTCACGATAGACAAGGCCGTACCGCGTGAACTCGACGTGCACCTGGTGTGTGACAACTACGCCACCCACAACACCCCCGAGATCAAGGCATGGCTGGGTCGGCATCCCCGCTTCCACGTCCACTTCACCCCGACCGGATCCTCCTGGATCAACCAGGTCGAGCGATGGTTCGGCCTGCTGACCGACAAGCTCATCCGCCGCGGCGTCCACACCTCTGTCAAAGCCCTCGAGAGCGACATCAAGGCGTGGATCGCCACCTGGAACGAGAATCCCAGGCCGTTCACCTGGACCAAGACCGCCGACGAGATCCTCAACTCCCTCGCCGACTACCTCACCAGGATCACCCCACCAGACACTGAAAACCATCAGTAA
- a CDS encoding helix-turn-helix domain-containing protein: MIARLAGARKAPADLVLRARIIALSWDGLRVAGIAAELGCHAKTVRWWLHRFNMLGVEGLEDRPVAGRPRRITEAERSRVIGLVKQAPQGRLTRREDGELAAEDESGAPEWTLDALTEAARRHGIEVGRSQVRRILLAEGVRWRRTRSWIRSKDPDFEGKGHGSSVSTPARPKMRRSSASTSSGR, from the coding sequence GTGATCGCCAGGCTGGCGGGAGCGCGGAAAGCGCCGGCTGACCTGGTGTTGAGAGCACGGATCATTGCTCTGAGCTGGGACGGTCTGAGGGTGGCCGGGATCGCGGCGGAGCTGGGCTGTCATGCAAAGACGGTGCGGTGGTGGCTGCATCGGTTCAACATGCTGGGTGTGGAGGGGTTGGAAGACCGGCCGGTGGCCGGTCGTCCGCGCCGGATCACCGAGGCGGAACGGTCGAGGGTCATCGGGCTGGTCAAGCAGGCCCCGCAGGGGCGTCTGACCAGGCGTGAGGATGGTGAACTGGCCGCGGAGGACGAATCGGGGGCACCTGAATGGACACTCGACGCCCTTACCGAAGCCGCCCGCCGCCACGGGATCGAGGTAGGACGTTCACAAGTCCGCAGAATCCTGCTGGCCGAGGGCGTCCGGTGGCGCCGCACCCGTTCCTGGATCCGTTCGAAGGACCCGGATTTCGAGGGAAAAGGACACGGGTCGTCTGTCTCTACACCTGCCCGCCCGAAGATGCGACGGTCGTCTGCGTCGACGAGCTCGGGCCGGTGA
- a CDS encoding transposase yields MMLSKRGGYLQGYDVQIVCARRQILLAIEAHDNPSDMTALVPMVNKTQHNHQAAGLTSDIQLWLADSGYASTAAFETLADLPLLVSVTSEAHQAGFATKRQHARGGQHVTADRLSTPNGRIQYRQRSALVEPGFAQLFQRFGRHLNYRGRRAVDTELKLLGTVHNLNKLVRRTARARS; encoded by the coding sequence ATGATGCTCAGCAAACGCGGCGGGTACCTGCAGGGGTACGACGTGCAGATCGTGTGCGCCCGCCGCCAGATCCTGCTGGCCATCGAGGCACACGACAACCCCTCCGACATGACAGCCCTCGTCCCGATGGTGAACAAGACCCAACACAATCATCAGGCAGCCGGACTCACCAGCGACATCCAACTCTGGCTCGCTGACAGTGGATACGCCTCCACTGCCGCCTTCGAAACCCTCGCCGACCTCCCGCTGCTGGTATCCGTCACCAGCGAGGCCCACCAGGCAGGATTCGCTACCAAGCGCCAACACGCCCGCGGCGGTCAGCACGTCACGGCCGACCGACTGTCCACTCCAAATGGTCGGATCCAGTATCGCCAACGCAGTGCTTTGGTCGAGCCAGGATTCGCCCAGCTCTTCCAACGGTTCGGCCGCCACCTCAACTACCGCGGCCGCCGTGCCGTGGACACTGAACTCAAACTCCTCGGCACGGTCCACAACCTCAACAAGCTGGTCAGACGCACAGCCAGAGCTCGCTCTTGA
- a CDS encoding WD40 repeat domain-containing protein, translated as MRRQLLALDAARYGDRDLSARISAVLVEGEPAARWRVDWATGSNVDAPFRRAFTGHDREVSAVATGVVDGRTVAVTASRDKSARVWDLATGQQVGEPLTGHTSWVRAVATAVVDGRPITVTASNDKTVRVWDLATGQQVGEPLTGHTGSVRAVATAVVDGRPIAVTSSIDKTVRVWDPTTGKKVGKPLTGHTGWVRAVATAVVDGRPIAVTSSRDRSVWVWDLATGKQVGEPLTGHDGEVLAVATGVVDGRPIAVTSSNDETVRVWDHTTGKQVGEPLTGHTGWMPTVATGVMDGRPIAVTGSDDGTVRVWDLTTHRQTGPALTFPAPVKAVAVTPHNTHLTVAFGHDIATLSPH; from the coding sequence GTGCGGCGGCAGTTGCTGGCGTTGGACGCGGCCCGGTACGGGGACCGGGACCTGTCGGCGCGGATCAGTGCCGTGCTGGTGGAGGGTGAGCCGGCGGCGCGGTGGAGGGTGGACTGGGCCACCGGTAGCAATGTCGATGCCCCGTTCCGGCGTGCGTTCACCGGTCACGACCGCGAGGTGTCGGCGGTGGCGACGGGGGTGGTGGACGGCCGCACCGTCGCCGTCACCGCCAGCCGGGACAAGTCGGCGCGGGTGTGGGACCTGGCCACCGGACAGCAGGTCGGCGAACCCCTGACCGGCCACACCAGCTGGGTGCGGGCGGTGGCGACGGCGGTGGTGGACGGCCGCCCCATCACCGTCACTGCCAGCAACGATAAGACTGTGCGGGTGTGGGACCTGGCCACCGGACAGCAGGTCGGCGAACCCCTGACCGGCCACACCGGCTCGGTGCGGGCGGTGGCGACGGCGGTGGTGGACGGCCGCCCCATCGCCGTCACCAGCAGCATCGATAAGACGGTGCGGGTCTGGGACCCGACCACTGGGAAGAAGGTCGGCAAACCCCTGACCGGTCACACCGGCTGGGTGCGGGCGGTGGCGACGGCGGTGGTGGACGGCCGCCCCATCGCCGTCACCAGCAGTCGGGACAGGTCGGTGTGGGTGTGGGACCTGGCCACCGGGAAGCAGGTCGGTGAACCCCTGACCGGTCACGACGGCGAGGTGTTGGCGGTGGCGACGGGTGTGGTGGACGGCCGCCCCATTGCCGTCACCAGCAGCAACGATGAGACGGTGCGGGTGTGGGACCACACCACCGGGAAGCAGGTCGGCGAACCCCTCACCGGTCACACCGGCTGGATGCCGACGGTGGCTACGGGGGTGATGGACGGCCGCCCCATCGCGGTCACCGGCAGCGACGACGGAACAGTACGCGTATGGGACCTGACCACCCACCGGCAGACAGGACCGGCACTGACCTTCCCCGCACCGGTAAAGGCGGTGGCGGTGACACCGCACAACACCCACCTGACCGTCGCCTTCGGCCACGACATCGCGACCCTGTCCCCCCATTGA
- a CDS encoding IS630 family transposase, whose amino-acid sequence MDPFEGPGFRGKRTRVVCLYTCPPEDATVVCVDELGPVIPRTFPPAPGWSPDGHRIKAELDYGRGPEKTWVYGGLRVRDGQQVTMTASSRNSVFYQQFLQKLERANPVGDIYVVTDNLSSHNSLSTRTWLEDHPRIRHVFIPVGACWLNLQEGWWRIFRKAALTGQTFAGPDEIAQATTLATAQLNSRARPWIWGRPSPPTRHLRRRYIYYL is encoded by the coding sequence CTGGATCCGTTCGAAGGACCCGGATTTCGAGGGAAAAGGACACGGGTCGTCTGTCTCTACACCTGCCCGCCCGAAGATGCGACGGTCGTCTGCGTCGACGAGCTCGGGCCGGTGATCCCGCGTACTTTCCCGCCGGCGCCGGGCTGGTCGCCGGACGGACACCGCATCAAAGCAGAACTCGACTACGGCCGCGGACCGGAGAAGACCTGGGTCTACGGCGGCCTCCGCGTCCGAGACGGGCAGCAGGTCACCATGACCGCATCCTCCCGCAACAGCGTCTTCTACCAGCAGTTCTTACAGAAGCTCGAGCGAGCAAACCCAGTCGGCGACATCTACGTAGTCACCGACAACCTGTCCTCACACAACAGCCTGTCCACCCGGACCTGGCTTGAGGACCACCCCCGCATCCGGCACGTCTTCATACCCGTCGGCGCATGCTGGCTCAATCTCCAGGAAGGCTGGTGGCGCATCTTCCGCAAAGCCGCCCTCACCGGCCAAACCTTCGCCGGACCCGACGAGATCGCCCAGGCCACCACACTCGCAACAGCTCAGCTCAACTCCCGTGCCAGACCCTGGATCTGGGGCAGACCCTCCCCGCCCACCCGACACCTACGCCGCCGGTATATCTACTACCTTTAA
- a CDS encoding transposase — MGQNFLVCDRERDLEMPRNIKQWLPSEHVRWKVLDVVGELDLSAFDASYRVDGLGGAAYPPATLIALILYCCSKGVRSSRRIEQACWDDVGCRVITANRKVDHSTVARFIRRHRDALASLFVQVLALCGRRGLVDLSRGAGLSLYQVVRELQTLLAVWTGACPTCHRDIPAPIPT, encoded by the coding sequence GTGGGACAGAACTTCCTGGTGTGCGACCGAGAACGTGATCTTGAGATGCCGCGAAACATAAAGCAGTGGCTGCCGTCCGAGCACGTGCGCTGGAAGGTGCTCGATGTCGTCGGAGAGCTCGATCTGTCAGCGTTCGACGCCAGTTACCGCGTCGACGGGCTAGGCGGGGCGGCTTACCCTCCTGCGACCTTGATCGCGCTGATTCTGTACTGCTGCAGCAAGGGGGTGCGGTCCTCCCGGCGCATCGAGCAAGCCTGCTGGGATGATGTGGGCTGCCGGGTCATCACCGCGAACCGCAAAGTGGACCACTCCACCGTCGCTCGGTTCATCCGCCGCCATCGTGACGCCTTGGCCTCGCTGTTTGTGCAGGTGCTTGCACTGTGCGGTCGGCGTGGTCTGGTGGATCTCTCACGCGGCGCCGGCCTGAGCCTCTACCAAGTCGTCCGCGAACTGCAGACCCTGCTCGCGGTCTGGACCGGCGCCTGCCCCACCTGCCACCGCGACATACCCGCCCCAATACCGACCTGA